The Methylomonas montana DNA window TAGTGCAATATGTGGAGCGTCAAGTCCTCTCCTCGGCACCATTCAACTCAGTGTTTTCAAGGGTTGGATGGTCACATATACCAAATTTGTACCAATCGCTTAAAAAATCCCCTTCAAAAAGTCCAACACGATCAGGCCCAAAAGTTGGCCATTCTGAGTCGTTAAAATCATAAAACCGCCATCGCCGCTCTGAATGTTTTGAGCGCGGCCAATACTTGCGATGTGATGGTAACTTTTACTGGAGCAATGCCTTGGTGCAAGGGGATTTGTCCAGCCATAAGAAGCCGGCGATTAAACCGGCTGTACTTGGTTATGTTTGGCAGCCTCCAGCTAACTCGCACTCCTCTTCGGCCTTAGTTGCGCATCGACATGACCTTGATCAGCAGCCTTCAGAAAATCCGTGGCTCAATGTTAAGCATTGTTAATGTGCATTGACCAGCCAATGCCCGGCGCGGACGCTCAGCAACAACGCCAGCAACACCGCGAAGGCAATGGGATTGGTCAGGTCTTTTTTGACTAGCCACCAATAATGCACGACTCCGCCTATCGCGCACGGGTATACCAGTTTATGCAGCAACCGCCAGCGTTTGCCGCCCAAGCGACGCATCATTGCATCGCTGGAGGTGATCGCCAGCGGGATCATCAACAAAAATGCCGGAAAACCCACCGTGATATAAGGCCGTTTCAGGATGTCCTTGGCGATACTGTCCCAATCGAAAAATTGATCCAGCACCAGATAGGCCAAAAAGTGCAGACAGCCGTAGAAGAAAGCGAACAAGCCCAGCATCCGCCGCAAGCGTATCCACCACGACCAATCGGTCAGCCGTCTAAGCGGTGTAGCGCTGAGCGTGATCAGCAAAAACGTCAAGGTCCAGTAGCCCGTCACATGAGTAATCTTTTCGATGGGGTTGGCACCCAGGCTATCCGCATAGGCCCCATAAGCGAGCTTAAATACCGGTATCAAGCCCAGCACGAACAAGGCCGCTTTGACGCCAGCGAGCGTTTTATTAGGCAGATTTTTCAAAGTCGCCATTTTAAAAATTAGCCTGTAGATCCATGCCTGCGTACAGTTGCCCGACCTGATCGGCGTAGCCGTTGAACATCAAGGTCTTGCGCTTTAAAAACTCACCGATACGGCGTTCCTTGGCCTGACTCCAGCGCGGGTGGTCCACATCCGGATTGACGTTGGCATAAAAGCCATATTCGGCGGGCCCCGCCTTCATCCAGCTGGAAACCGGCTGTTTTTCCACAAAGCGAATGCCGACGATGGATTTAGCGCTTTTAAAGCCATACTTCCAGGGCACCACGATGCGGATCGGTGCACCGTTTTGATTGGGCAGTACTTCGCCGTACAAACCCACCGTCAACAAGGTTAAGGGATGCATGGCTTCGTCTATTCGCAGCCCTTCCCGGTACGGCCATTCCAGCACAGCCGATTTTTGACCGGGCATTTGCGCGGGATCATGCAAGCTGACTAATTCCACGAATTTGGCGTTGCCGGTCGGCTCTACGCGTTTGATCAATTCGGCCAGCGAAAAGCCGACCCACGGCACCACCATCGACCAGGCCTCCACGCAACGTAGCCGATAAATTCGCTCTTCCAACGGCGCCAGTTTCAACAATTCGTCGATGTCGAATACCTTGGGCTTGTTCACCGCTCCGTCCACCGTTACAGTCCAGGGCCGGGTTTTCAGGCGACCGGCCTTGGCGGCGGGATCGTCCTTGCCGGTACCGAATTCGTAAAAGTTATTGTATTGGGTCACATCCTTGAACGGCGTCAATGCTTCCGCGACGTTATAGGCCGACCTTTTTATGTCCGGCAGTTTGTCGCCCGCCCACACCGCCGCCGGCAATAAGGCCGCCAAGCCGGCGCCGCCGGCCATTTGCATAAACTTGCGCCGGGCATCAAACAATTCCTTGGGCGTAATTTCCGAGGATTTAATTGGCGGTACTTTATAAGGTTTCATTTATCGTCTCCTTGATTCGGTTTTTTAAGCAGGATGTCCGTTTGTTTTTCAAGTTCAATTAATTTCCGATAACAGCGAATATTGAATTCGTCATCCAGCACGACGCCATTGCTCATCGCTTGCGCCGCGCCGCCGGTTCTGGAAAAAAGCGCGGTTTCAACCAGGCGTCCGCCGACCACTTGCCGGGGCCATGCAACAAGATGACCAGCAACATGATGCCCCAAACCTGGTGCTGTTCGATACCGGCAGCACCCAAGCTTGGGTAAGAACTGACCGCCACCAGGTTAAATAAGAACAAGATCGCCGCCACGCCGCAGCCGAACAAACCCAAGGCAAGCAATAGCGGACAGCTCAGTTCCACGGCGGTGCCTAGCCATGCCGCCATTTCCGAAGGCTGGATCGTCGAAGGCCCGCGCGGCGCGGCGCAATTGCTCAATCTCAAGCCCAGTACCTTGCGTTACCGGATGCAGAAACTGGGGATAGGCAAACCCGCTCGCTAACTACTGAGTAAGCGCAAACGGCCGCTAAAGCCGCTGGTAAATACCGCGATACAATTGCCGCATCCGCTGGATATGAGGGGTGGAGACCGGCTCTGCACCGTAACGGGCTTGCTCGAACAGAACGGTCATTTCCGCCGCGATTTGCCGAACGTCTCGATGCCGGCGGCCAATTTGCGACAGGTATTCGCGGGTATTGACGGTATCGGCGCGCGGCATGTCGTGTAGCGCAAACAGCCGCGCCATGGCCCGATAATACTGGCGAGCAGCGGGTTCGCCGCCGGCATGACGGCCGATCGCGCCCAAGCACAGATAATCCCACCGGCTCAGCAACCAAATGACCCAAGGAATTTCCCGCAATAAGGCCGCGAAAGCCAGCAAAATCGCCAACAGGATCAAAGCCAATAAACCCAGCAGGGCTGCCAGCCAATGCTCTCGCAGCCACTGCTTCAACCATTCCCACCAATCGATTACCCGCATCGCCACCGGCGTCAAGGTTTGTTGCATAGATTCACTGAGGTCGGCGATGTCGTTGATCGCCGCTGCTTGCCAAGCCGGCATATTGACCCGCTTGCCGGCGGCGCGCATTTCGACCGGACTCGGCCAACGGCTGCCGGGCAGCAATTGCTCGCCCCCGCTTCCGCCCGACCCAGCTTGTTGCTCGCCACCGGTTTTTTCGGTCGGCCGGCCGGCATCGGTTTGGCCGCCGCTGCCGGCTTGTTCGATATCGCCGCCGGGAAGGCCCAAGCTGACCTGGCCGAAACGCCATTCCAGATAAGGCCAGTTAATTTGCGGCGTCAACAGATAAAGACTGCTGCCCGCCAGTACCAGCACCACGGTGGCCGCCAATATCGCCGCCCCCTGCCCTTGACTACTGGGCCGGCCGAGACTCAATCGGCGCAAGTCGTCGCCACGCCGCTGAATTTGTTCGGCGACCAGGCAAAACACCACCGCCACGATAAACGGCGCCAAATAAAACAACATGGTCCAATCCGCCCGGTAGTGCGCCGTGGCAAACAGTACGGCGGCCAGCGATATCAACAAACTGAGATTAAGCTCGCGCCGGCCGACCGTGACGCAATTGTAGGAAGCCTGTAACATCGCCAGCAGATAC harbors:
- a CDS encoding helix-turn-helix domain-containing protein, which gives rise to MPSHAAISEGWIVEGPRGAAQLLNLKPSTLRYRMQKLGIGKPAR
- a CDS encoding DUF4129 domain-containing protein; protein product: MSASPLHFSLYLGLLAAQWLAIACNAFLDIEYGSFAREMLFWAVAFGGTLIVGWRQSRRATAAGKAWQKGVLFFGLLLFVFVFIPMWGMPRAGLYLLAMLQASYNCVTVGRRELNLSLLISLAAVLFATAHYRADWTMLFYLAPFIVAVVFCLVAEQIQRRGDDLRRLSLGRPSSQGQGAAILAATVVLVLAGSSLYLLTPQINWPYLEWRFGQVSLGLPGGDIEQAGSGGQTDAGRPTEKTGGEQQAGSGGSGGEQLLPGSRWPSPVEMRAAGKRVNMPAWQAAAINDIADLSESMQQTLTPVAMRVIDWWEWLKQWLREHWLAALLGLLALILLAILLAFAALLREIPWVIWLLSRWDYLCLGAIGRHAGGEPAARQYYRAMARLFALHDMPRADTVNTREYLSQIGRRHRDVRQIAAEMTVLFEQARYGAEPVSTPHIQRMRQLYRGIYQRL
- the msrP gene encoding protein-methionine-sulfoxide reductase catalytic subunit MsrP; the encoded protein is MKPYKVPPIKSSEITPKELFDARRKFMQMAGGAGLAALLPAAVWAGDKLPDIKRSAYNVAEALTPFKDVTQYNNFYEFGTGKDDPAAKAGRLKTRPWTVTVDGAVNKPKVFDIDELLKLAPLEERIYRLRCVEAWSMVVPWVGFSLAELIKRVEPTGNAKFVELVSLHDPAQMPGQKSAVLEWPYREGLRIDEAMHPLTLLTVGLYGEVLPNQNGAPIRIVVPWKYGFKSAKSIVGIRFVEKQPVSSWMKAGPAEYGFYANVNPDVDHPRWSQAKERRIGEFLKRKTLMFNGYADQVGQLYAGMDLQANF
- a CDS encoding DoxX family protein, whose protein sequence is MAAWLGTAVELSCPLLLALGLFGCGVAAILFLFNLVAVSSYPSLGAAGIEQHQVWGIMLLVILLHGPGKWSADAWLKPRFFPEPAARRKR
- a CDS encoding protein-methionine-sulfoxide reductase heme-binding subunit MsrQ, producing the protein MATLKNLPNKTLAGVKAALFVLGLIPVFKLAYGAYADSLGANPIEKITHVTGYWTLTFLLITLSATPLRRLTDWSWWIRLRRMLGLFAFFYGCLHFLAYLVLDQFFDWDSIAKDILKRPYITVGFPAFLLMIPLAITSSDAMMRRLGGKRWRLLHKLVYPCAIGGVVHYWWLVKKDLTNPIAFAVLLALLLSVRAGHWLVNAH